In one Lachnospiraceae bacterium GAM79 genomic region, the following are encoded:
- a CDS encoding phosphopantetheine-binding protein yields MNDFIAMLKKIKPNVDFENEDALVDDGILESLDIITIIAEIADKYDVIIPSDEITSDNFNSAEALYELVEDLK; encoded by the coding sequence ATGAATGATTTTATTGCAATGTTAAAAAAGATCAAGCCAAATGTTGACTTTGAAAATGAAGATGCATTGGTAGATGATGGGATACTGGAATCTCTGGATATTATAACGATCATTGCGGAGATTGCAGACAAATACGATGTTATCATCCCAAGTGATGAGATCACATCTGATAATTTCAATTCTGCAGAAGCCTTGTATGAGCTGGTAGAAGATCTGAAATAA